Part of the Melitaea cinxia chromosome 6, ilMelCinx1.1, whole genome shotgun sequence genome is shown below.
cacgaaatctccgaaactataacagctacaaacttgaaatttggtaggtaggttccttatagggtacagacatctgctaagaatgaattttacgaaactcaacccctacgggggtaaaacgggggttggtagtttgtttgaaagtcctatgtttttgaagcaagagacctgaaatttaaaacgtgtgctctatagatggtgagtaggtgtccaaataatgcatcgtaatctatatgtataaaagagaaaggtaattgactcactcatcacgagaactcaaaaaccgctggatggtccatccattcaggatggacaaagatgaaatttggcagggaggtagattatagttagtagacgtccaccGCCACGGGGGTTTAATtgaggttgatagtttgtatgaaacatatacagcagctatacgTTCGCCTTAAaggctatttatactgcagtctgaaaataaaactaaaaatgtggtatatagagaggttttataaaaataactgttaaattatactaaattgtgcctttcaaaaagttactcagtgtgataagtatttcaagtgactgaaataaaaaataatttgcgttaaacatcttaatagtaactcatatctttataaccaagcggacgtagtcgcgtgcaacagttagtgtattataaaacaaactgcCCAAAAGTGTAtctgatcgattccctcaaaatgtactgaaaggatttttatgcggtttcaccaatggagggCTTCAAGGGAAAGATTAACGGATcggctaagccaattttgatgagagtttcactggaagtttgccgaaaaaactttgtgacatactgatttcaacgcgggcgaagccgcgggcacagctagtatatatatatgtatatgtagtttTTGTTGAGGTAGGTCACGATACGATGTTCCCTGCTTTATATGTACAGAAGGtacacaactaaataatactgcttacaaATAGTGTTatcttcctgtggtgagtaggaTGACAAGAGTTCCTGGGTCGAAGTTAGTCAGTCAGaaaggtcagcaacgcgcttgcgatgcttttggtgttacaggcgtctataggttacgggaatcgcttaccattatgAAAAAGTTATATCCATGCAAGCACAAGATTGATAGAAATGTCATCAATTTAACACACATAACACAAAAACGTAACTTCAAATCAACTAAATCGTAAATTATGTCCGAATGTACCGAACAATGAAGTTTTCAACATTTTTGGTGTAATgtacgttacaaaaaaaaacacgttttaaaaatgtagttatGTTAACCTTAAATATTTGTAGTTCAAAGTCCACGTGTGCTAGCTGTCGTGGGTATGGGTCATGTGGACggtataacaaaatattatggcAAAATGAAGCAAGAAGATATAGTGCCATTACTTTTGTAAGTCTTAAACTTATAAAATTGTCttcacataaaattaatttgaatataaattagaaaaattctaataataaaatgtttaagtaTCTTTTTATTACCCTTgcgatacataataatattatatgggcATTTACTAtctaagcttttttttttagcataaagcaaatattatttttattttcagcgaCTAGTATGAGCAACCAATAAGTAATAGGTACAtacttcattttattattaaggtgAGACATTGCCTacatgatattattataatttatactaattttataaagctgaagagcttttttgtttgaatgcgctaatcaaGAACtaatggttcgaattgaaaaaatatttttatattggatAGTATTTTTACCGAGGATGGCTACAAGCTATTTGtgtacttacattttttttctcaaattaacggaAATGTAACCGCGGGGCATAGCTACTTTATGGGCATCGGTCACGTACCTAattattctattaaattaaaaaaaaaattgtctactaagtaaaaaatttattttctattaatagTAACAATAATCTATGAAGCTATTAAGTACAATTTTTTCTGCAAAGTTCTTTTTAAATCTTACTTGTagtaatgaaaattaatgtatctatatttttttataaattcgtGATTGACCCCACTTTGATCAGAAACGACCTTAGGCCTCTGTTATACGACCTTTTTTATCGTTAAGAAAAGTTgaagtaaaaagaaaattttgagtAAATTTGCATGTTTGTCTCTATAATCAAAATagacaataaaaaacataacaaaaccGTTTCTTTTAAAACAACATCTTATTGtttttaccaaataaataaactttcgTTGCTTCTAAAATCCTATTGATACATTTTCTATTTGCAGAGTTCCGCAACGCCCATTTTACTACATTGTATTGAGTAAAGGAATTAAATTCAcgttatatttctttatattttcttttttgtatagaattttatttggttaataaaatatttttgtgtatatcaAATGTTTGTGATActattttgttgtaataaaattacttttaccaatatttaaaaaaaattacgtttcaTTAGTAGTTAACTCGGCTATAACTTAATTAAGAACTTAAGATATCTTGTTCTAGAGTCTAGAACTCTAGAGGAATTTTTCAAAAAGGACACCATTTCTCATACTCGGTGATAAGAAAGTAGTCACTACTCATAGTTTAAGTGGCGACTGTAATAAAAGGTTGGGCCCAAGCGTAGAAACGGACTTCGATCGCTATAGAAAATAGTGTCCCGAAAATGTCGACGAAATAGCGTAGCGCTGCGATCGCTAAGTTGTCTCAATAAAAGCGCGGGCTGTTGTGCGCTAATTTGTTAGTTCGATCATTTTATTAGACATTCGAAGGTGCATAAATTCCCAACAAGCTGAAAAACCGTTTCTGAGATACAAcaattcaaaaagttgtaaaagttGTTATCGTCATATTATACACACGTTTCTATGCAAAAGCGTACAGATGTTGTTTCGAATTTACTCTAGCGTATAAATTGAGAGACTGGGTTTTATTTTACTTgatattgttttagttttaacttatgtatatttaaagtataaGTTACAATGaccgatagaaaaaaaattcaacatataTAACAACTCCAGAGATGTATACGTGGCGAACTCATGCGAAAATTGCgcataaattgaaaagaaaaatcagAATACAGTGGTTAAACTTCGATAATTCGCAAAAAAGGACATGCCTTTCGGATCAGatagtactaaataataattatagagaaGACTGTCTTATTTATAAGTCTGTGAGGtgttattgtttacatatttttaaccatgggcattaatttaattcacaaTAAAGATTCATTCAGAAGTAGACGATATTACACGTAACAATCTATTTCAACGCAGCAATGCTGCGATAGGAAGCTTAGTATAAAACTTCACAGTTAATATAACACTTATACATTTTGataatcttaatattttgttcacatttattgtaaatgtaCTTTAACTAGAATATTTACGATGTTTAcctattaataatattcgaaTATGAAATTAcctgtaatataattaaaaaaggttctgAATAGAGAAATATTTGCCAGATAGTGAAGTTTAAAGCGGAATGAAAACATATCAGAAACTTAACCGTTTCATATCGTTATACATTCAATAAgctacagatattgagactTTATCAGTAAGAtgtgaaattgtttttataagatCAATATTTTAACATCCCACTTCAGCTACTTGTACTCATATGCACATGGCATAAACAGCTAACTTCATAGAGACAACTTACCGTCGGCAGCGCGACTGGTGGCTGAAAAATgaactataattatgtacaagTTTTTAGGGACAGGCGGGCTATGCTTTTTTAGTACGTAGCGATCGTTCTCCTTCTCTCTATGCTCCACGTTCTAGATATTACACAAATacgaaaaagaaacaaaacgaACGGTCTGGCGATCTaagcaattcttttttttagtgTAAGATATAGCGTTATTAGTGCAAGTTAAAGGTTtaaagcccgactggggtagttcctcgacctcacagaagatcacagctaaacaacactgttttcaagcagtgttgtgttcctattggtgagaaatatgaccagagctcctgggaggaattgggggtggggtcggcaacgcgtttgcgatacttctggtgttgcaggagtctataagttacggtaatcgcttaccgttaGGTGAGCCAGACGCTtgttttgccgacctagttgtttaaaaaaaaaacaacatttactGTATCGATACGAACAGCCGCGATTTATGTTTCggttttagagttttattgtttcaattaattataatttaatcaattttttaaccgacttcaaaaaaggaggaggttactcaattcgactgtatatatatatttttatgtatgttcggggacaacttcgtcgtttatgaaccgattttgataattctttttttttttgttggaaaggagatatcctaagtgaggtaccatgataaggaaaccaagatctgatgataggaccccagagaaatcgagagaaaccctcgaaaatccgcataactttttactgggttaccgattttgatgatttttaatttaatcgaaagccgatgtatatcatgtggtcacatttaaatttcatcgagacctgattacaacttttagagtaacctttgataatgcgtatttacttgactattttttcgtctaccaacgttatattacgtcgatgtaattgaagtcggttttataaAGTGTCACTGTAATCGTTATTAAGAAGGAAATTTATGTCGCGTGTGGGagctgagaaaaaaaattttagacACAAAATGATTTTAATGGGCCTTCATGGATGGAATCAATCATTTTAGCAAAGAAAAAAATcgtttaattctttaattacttattaGGATTTATATTAGAATAGAGACAAATGCGCTTGAATATAAAATCAAGCGCGGGTCTTATATCCATGATGAGACTCGTTTAATGCAACCGCCTTCATGTGCGCCTCTCGCTACTAGGTAACCACAGTTTTCTATTTAAGTAGTACAGAAAAGataatatattgtaacatatataaatgttactAATTTGTTTGGTGCGTAATTGCACTTATCTTTTGCTAGGCGTTGTCACTATTAGCGCGTGTTCTAGCATATTCTCGCGTGTTTCTTGTGACTTAGGGTAGTGCGTAAACAACCATAGGTGGGGGTCCGCTGAGTAGGGTAGGCTCAACGGTATTTAAGCGCTGGTGGTGTGTGGCTCCTTCCTTTTCCTTGGTCTTCAGGCTCGGCCAGGATCAGAGTGCGATTTTGTTGGAGTTCTTGGCGTGGCGGTCACGGGCGGTGCTGTTGGTGCCTGTTAATACCACGTGGCAAGACAATTGTGGGTTACTCGCTGGGATCCCAAAAATACAGATTTACGATTACTATTACCAtagtacgcattattagaaaccTAACCTCTGGCAtgaagattatatttttaacccaGTCGTGATAATTCTCCTGCCTCCGGTTGTCATCGCGGGAGTGGATGGTGCTGTGGAATTGTGTAGTCGACGAATCTCGAGAGTCGGCGTGAGTTCATCCGGTGGTGCTACGGCGGAGCCACGTGTTCACGGAATCCAGTTGACGGTAAGTGACCGTAGTTAACCTCCACCCATGAGCCAGAAACATTACGAACGTTTAATTCTCAGAAGTAAGTTAAAGTTCATATAAATCTGTGTAAAACCAAATTTTTTCGGTAAAATCCAGGATATTGAAtaactttgtattaaattactttctaattattgtcttttttaattttgacctaCAAATCCAATTGTAATTAGCTaaccattaattttttttacctctCTCTAGTTTAGTTCGTCGCGTAAAAAAGAACTATTTTCTCCTTCTCtcttaatcttattttttttttacgcgcGACAATATAGGCATAATATGCTGTACCTGCCAGGTgcgatttttgaagtaaaacttctttacacacccttgacttggggagtgtaAGCTattgaatgcgtgacgagagcgttacgaaaagtgtgattgggtgagtcgaacagaagttgagagtgagagataagttagtgaagatagaaaaagagagagagaaagttacgtttcgtaagttttacttcagacgTATGGTCTAAAAAACACGTATTTTTTTCTAAGAAAATTAGACCTTTCATTACTTTACTTACtattagatttaaattttgtgtttgAGATTGTTTTGAGACTACATCACCACATattgaattgtttttaaaatattagtattaaatcGAGCTATTTAGTTATGCCCTACCAAGACCTTTTTATTTACCCGCGCTTCTTCCTTTATTTATTGCTATTAGACTTTAAACTCAATTCTACGACTAGTCTTTGGTAGAGTAAATATGACAattatgttgtaacattcttCTTAATTTGTTTTGGTTGAGAGTAGATATGTACCTACTAGTAATGTGCTGGATcgtcaaaaatgtatatccgcggatacggatccGGATACGGATTTTTATTTACTCACTCAATCGGTGTTGGTGCGTGACCTTGAAACGATAGTTGACGACGTAGAATATATAGCCCAAAGAAATTTGTTCGTATACTGTAGCTAGTAAAAACCAATATTCTTTAAGTAATTCCAAAAAcctgtgtttaatttttttattaggtacaGCTTCTGCGTggaacttcgtccgcgtggaagaGAGGCGCGcacaatacttgatcattattttgctgcgatgttattttaaaaactgcgatatctTCTGAggtactcattgaaatcgaattatgtaaaaggctattatgttttaaattaaatacttgtgatgaataacgtatttatttagatgaggattaataaaatgtttatgaaaacatcttcgcaaataatgcattattttagaacaaacttggttagcataaaagaggttatagtgagccaaccttaaaagatatatatatactatctcggactttttttaagaacttttaaaaaggaccaattctgtcatacatgatttttgcgaaactttaactgttttcacagcgcacgttgcggaagctctcaaaaggaaaaaagaacccccgattttaaaacattcttcattggtgctccactccttttggtcttagcgtgatgatatatagcctataatcttcttcgataaatgtgctatctaacacaaaaataatttttcaaatcggaccagcagtttctgagattagcgcgttcaaacaaacaaacaatcaaacaaacgaacaaactcTTCAGATTTATAAGTATAGATAATACGTATCTTACGTATCTACGTTATCTTACGTATACATAATACGTATCTtttggactattttttcgtcgatttacgtttgtattataccgcataacttttcactgactacaccgattttgataattcttattttaatcgaaagctgttgtTTGTCttgtagtttcatttaaatttgatggatATAATGAGTAAACTTTAATGACGGGTATTTATGTAACGGTGTACGCGTCGTTTTTCGTaacttattttttcgtttacgttATAAGAATCTACTTCGGTTTGAACTATCGTATAACGTAGTGAGCTATATTATCCACTAGAGGGAAGTGACAGTttattgtttgtaaaaaaaattataattcttgttttaatcccgtcgtcccatttaaatttgatcgagatctgataactacttttgtaattgaagtcggtttttttcgtttgcgaaaaacacaattatttagcaaCCAGGTCCAGGAAACGTTGGACATCTAAAAagcttaataaaccgcgataaaatccgaaaaagttgtttcagtAAAAAAGTTgtgtttttcattttcttatatttttaaaagtaatgtcATAACTTCCTATGTGTAATAGCGATCTCGTAAGATAGTTGATTTAGTATCTTTGAGTTATATACTATAAGTATCGTAACTTATTAGAAGATATGTTTGCAATTTAAGATgccctatatttatttttgagaaataaaaaatactcgaaaagatttttttaaattatgctacTTAATCACATAATCTATGTTATTTATGCAGCATTTTATTCTGTCAATTGAATAtggaaattaataaaagatccgTAAAAGATCCGTGATAAAAGTGTACAGATACGGATCTCATTTTTCCTTCGGATACGGATATCCGGGACATCACTAGTATGTACCTTCAATATACAGTACGTTCCACTGAATGTTCGCAACGACTGTAGCAACCTCTTAAATCGTTCCACAAAAGGCACCATGGTACCGTGGTCGTCGCAAGCATTGAGGTGAGAAATTCATTGGTCACAAGCGATCGCTCGACGTCGTAGATGACGTCATTGCTCGCGACTACATCGCGGCCACTTCGCCCACAAAATATTGCCTTAGcttaggtggaacgatagaaAGGGCTTTGTAGTCGTTGCGGTCGCTATTTGGAACGCAGCCTGTGTCATCGTTGTCAGCTGATTCAGTAATGTTAATAATGTTATGTTGGTACCTGTTTGTTTTTCTATCGgtgattgtttaatttttataaaaaagtttattaataaataaaaattgattcattaaacactttttaaaatcaaaatgctgttagcatttgttttattaagttttctacAAGTTAATGTAATAAGTAACAAAGAAACTCAGTGTGGATGTAATGTAAATAGAGATAAAACTGAATCTAATATCAGAAAACAAAGTCCTTATAACACAATACTGACAAACCAATGTCCAATTAAGTATCAGAATAAAAAAGAGGAATATGGCACTACAGACATGGTCCTGGTACCACGAAATACCTATCAGTATGGTACTGATGACATTGTTATTGATAGTGATAACGAAGGGCCAAAACGATTAGTGTTAGTAGAAAGTTTTTACATAGATAAGTTTGAAGTTTCAAACAAGGATTTCAGTATTTTTACTGAATCTACGAATTATAAGACTGAAGCAGAAAAATTTGGTGATAGTTTTGTGTTCACTCTTTTTCTTAATAATACTGTTaaggaaaaattaaaagattatcgCGTTATGCAAGCCCCATGGTGGTATAAAGTTTCTGGAACAAACTGGAAAAATCCTAATGGACCAGATACAAATATATTTGGTATGTTTGTTTTAAGTCTTTTTATTCATTcaagttttagatttttttatgttcttagTAAGAAGCGGGCTATTTTAATTATGAGTAGCCAAATTATTATCCTTTTTATCCCAAATTGGaaaaattttgttactttatataaattacatgacaaacaccaggaccgatggcttaatgtACTCTCTgacgcacggtggggagatccacaaggatggcacaaacacccagatcacggcaaacatctatatggccaatataaacgTTTTTCATGTTTGGGGATCTAAGCTGCAGttgctagcgcaacagccacaaaccagtgctgtgactgttgaTAGCGAACATTACTCGTAGCAGGGAATATTtctgccaacctgcattggagcagcgtggtggattaagctctgatccttcttctatatgGGGACAGAGGCTTACGCCCAGCAgcggaatattacaggctgaagcaaatataaattatatttttagtgtttaatcttaaaatttttcAGAATACTTTTACAACTTACTGCTTGTTGtcagatatgtattatttttggaATTATGAACTTAATCTATGTGTTAATATACATGTGATAACACAGActtcatacattttaataatattgataagaTTAGTCCGATggtgcagtttgcagtgaccttGATCTCTATTTCGGGGCTTGTCTCTTAATATAGTCATACAAAATTTggatttcatatttatatgtttgtttattacaaaaatatgtagcttTATCAGCCAGctgttacttaaattatttattttagttatttttaatattctatggatgtaaaaatctgaaataaaatttttataatttatttatttacttgaaacCAAAGCTTGGTTGCCTACTTTAGGAATAGATGACcatgtgtatatg
Proteins encoded:
- the LOC123654279 gene encoding formylglycine-generating enzyme yields the protein MLLAFVLLSFLQVNVISNKETQCGCNVNRDKTESNIRKQSPYNTILTNQCPIKYQNKKEEYGTTDMVLVPRNTYQYGTDDIVIDSDNEGPKRLVLVESFYIDKFEVSNKDFSIFTESTNYKTEAEKFGDSFVFTLFLNNTVKEKLKDYRVMQAPWWYKVSGTNWKNPNGPDTNIFDIMDHPVVHVSWNDAKAYCAWRGARLPTEVEWEAACRGGGYNNTYPWGDKLFPNRKHMANIWQGTFPNHNSAKDGYIGTNPVHLYPQNDFGLHNIAGNVWEWTEDVWSDENPSEKVKKGGSYLCHRSYCYRYRCSSRSHNTDDSSAGNLGFRCAKSA